Proteins from a single region of Amycolatopsis sp. CA-230715:
- the tatB gene encoding Sec-independent protein translocase protein TatB — MFESVGWGEILVLIVVALFVLGPERLPEAASWVAKSMRKVRDFATGARQQLRDEMGSDFDELRKPLEDLRGLRNFDPKRAVTQHLFDGDTDPLGIKENGYTNGAGAKPNGFPASSTPQAEPLKPGEKPPVDPDAT, encoded by the coding sequence GTGTTCGAGAGCGTTGGCTGGGGCGAGATCCTCGTGCTCATCGTCGTCGCGTTGTTCGTTCTCGGCCCCGAACGGCTGCCCGAGGCCGCTTCGTGGGTCGCGAAGAGCATGCGCAAGGTCCGCGATTTCGCCACCGGCGCGCGCCAGCAGCTGCGGGACGAGATGGGCTCGGACTTCGACGAGCTGCGCAAGCCCCTGGAGGACCTGCGCGGCCTGCGGAACTTCGACCCGAAGCGCGCGGTCACCCAGCACCTCTTCGACGGTGACACGGATCCGTTGGGGATCAAGGAAAACGGCTACACGAACGGGGCGGGCGCCAAGCCGAACGGCTTCCCCGCCTCGAGCACCCCGCAAGCCGAACCCCTGAAGCCAGGCGAAAAACCTCCGGTCGACCCGGACGCCACCTGA
- a CDS encoding Mrp/NBP35 family ATP-binding protein, with amino-acid sequence MTSTQQIPSAEDVRTALAGVYDPEIKKPITDLGMVKDVAIGEDGVVTVGIYLTVAGCPLKATITKDTTEAVSKLDGVRDVRVELDVMSDEQRTELRKSLRGDAKEPVIPFAQPGSLTRVYCVASGKGGVGKSSVTVNLAVAMAQRGLSVGVVDADIYGHSVPRMLGASEKPTKVDTMIMPPQSHGVKVISIGMFTPGNTPVVWRGPMLHRALQQFLADVFWGDLDVLLLDLPPGTGDIAISVAQLIPNAEILVVTTPQQAAAEVAERAGAISVQTRQRLAGVIENMSWLETPDGTRMEIFGSGGGQQVADSLTKTTGATVPLLGQVPLDPKLREQGDAGKPIVLTEPDSAASKVLKEAAEKLSVRARGLAGMMLNVTPAGR; translated from the coding sequence GTGACCAGCACACAGCAGATCCCGTCGGCAGAAGACGTCCGCACCGCGCTGGCGGGCGTCTACGACCCGGAGATCAAGAAACCGATCACCGACCTCGGCATGGTCAAGGACGTCGCGATCGGCGAAGACGGCGTGGTCACCGTCGGCATCTACCTCACCGTGGCCGGCTGCCCGCTGAAGGCGACGATCACCAAGGACACCACCGAGGCCGTCAGCAAGCTCGACGGCGTGCGCGACGTGCGCGTCGAGCTGGACGTGATGAGCGACGAGCAGCGCACCGAGCTGCGGAAGTCCCTGCGCGGGGACGCGAAGGAGCCGGTGATCCCGTTCGCCCAGCCCGGTTCCCTGACCAGGGTGTACTGCGTGGCCTCCGGCAAGGGCGGGGTCGGCAAGTCGAGCGTGACGGTGAACCTCGCGGTCGCGATGGCCCAGCGCGGGCTTTCCGTCGGCGTGGTCGACGCCGACATCTACGGCCACTCGGTGCCGCGCATGCTCGGCGCGAGCGAGAAGCCGACCAAGGTCGACACCATGATCATGCCGCCGCAGTCGCACGGCGTGAAGGTCATCTCGATCGGCATGTTCACGCCGGGCAACACGCCCGTGGTGTGGCGGGGGCCGATGCTGCACCGCGCGCTGCAGCAGTTCCTCGCGGACGTGTTCTGGGGCGATCTCGACGTGCTGCTGCTCGACCTGCCGCCCGGCACCGGCGACATCGCGATCTCGGTGGCGCAGCTCATCCCGAACGCCGAGATCCTGGTGGTGACCACCCCGCAGCAGGCGGCGGCCGAGGTCGCCGAGCGCGCGGGCGCGATCTCGGTGCAGACGCGGCAGCGGCTCGCGGGCGTGATCGAGAACATGTCGTGGCTCGAAACCCCGGACGGCACGCGCATGGAGATCTTCGGCTCCGGCGGCGGCCAGCAGGTCGCGGACTCGCTGACGAAGACCACCGGGGCGACGGTGCCGCTGCTCGGCCAGGTGCCGCTCGACCCGAAGCTGCGCGAGCAGGGCGACGCGGGCAAGCCGATCGTGCTCACCGAACCGGACTCCGCCGCGTCGAAGGTCCTCAAGGAGGCCGCCGAAAAGCTCTCCGTGCGGGCGCGGGGCCTCGCCGGAATGATGCTGAACGTGACCCCCGCGGGCCGCTGA